Below is a genomic region from Desulfobacter sp..
CAGGATCCTGGCCTTCCATGAAGGTATGCAGGTTGGAAGATCCCAGATCCAGGTCCATGAGCAGAACCCGGTTGCCCTGGCGGGCCAGCAATGTCCCCAGGTTCACCGTGATCATGCTTTTCCCGATGCCGCCTTTTCCTCCGCCCACAGGATAAACTTGTGTATTTTTAATCGTTCTTTCCTTTAGTGATTTGGATAATTCGGGAATGTTCAGAATTCTGTGTCACGGTTTCGGTTCCCGGATCTGCCTCAGCGCCAGCGGAAGTAAAAGTCAGGTCCGAGAATGGGCCTTCAATCAGCCACGTCGGAGGAGTTGACTTTTGCTGGAGTGAAGTTCCTGGAACCATCTTTTCCATCTGTAAATAAATCCCTATCAAATTCCCAGCTCTTTATCCAGCCGGCCTTCAAAGAAAATTGCCAACTGGGAAATTGTCAGTGACCAATTTTGAATCGGCATTGTCCATTTTTTACTGGCGTTCTGGATCCCCATGTAAAGCAGCTTTAACAGGCTGTCCTGGTTCGGGAATGATCCCTTTGTTTTGGTCAGTTTTCGAAACTGTCGATGCACAGCCTCAATGGTATTTGTGGTGTATATTATCCGTCGAATCTCTTCTGGATATTTAAAGAAATGACTGAGGCGTTCCCAGTTGTTCCGCCAGGATTTTATCACAATCGGGTATTTGTCATTCCATTTATTTTCCAAGATATCCAGTTCTTCTTCGGCCAGATCCTTATTGACCGCTTTATAAACACGTTTTAGATTTGCCATAAATTCTTTTTTATTTTTGGAACCAACGTATTTCAATGAATTTCGGATCTGGTGGACTACGCAGAGTTGAACTTCTGTGTCCGGGAATATGGTCTCAATGGCCTCGGGTAAACCTTTTAGACCATCAACACAGGCAATCAGGATATCTTTTACCCCTCGGTTTGAAAGGTCTGTTAACACCTGCAGCCAGAAGTTCGCACCCTCATTCTCGGATATGTACAGCCCAAGAATCTCTTTGCGGCCCTCGATATTCACCCCAAGAATTGTGTAAACGGCTTTGCTGCCGACCTTTCCGTTTTCTCGTACTTTATAATGTATGGCATCAAGCCATACGATTGGGTACACATTTTCCAACGGCCTGGCCTGCCATTCTTTGACGGTATGGATGATTTTATCGGTAATGGTGCTCAGAGTGGCATTTGAAATCTCAAGTCCATAGATTTCCTGTAAATGGGAAGCCATATCATTATAACTCATGCCCAGGCCGTAAAGGGCTATTATCTTTCTTTCAATTTCATCGCTGAGCGTTGTCTGATGTTTTTTGACGATCTGTGGAGAGAAGGTTCCGGCCCTGTCACGCGGGGTTTTTAGCTCAAATTTACCATCCAGGGATTTAATGGTCTTTTTGCTTTTTCCATTACGGCGGTTGGCAGAAACTTCCTGTCCGAGATGGGACTCCAACTCTCCTTCAAGAGCAGCTTCAGCAAGATTTTTGATTAATGATGTAAGGACGCCGCCCTTACCTGTGAAGGGTTTACCTTCCTGGATGCCTTTAAGGGCTTTTTGAAAATCAAATTCGGTGTTTTCTTCGGTCATGTCAGTTCTCCTTATTTAGCTGAGTATATCAGCTTTCATTCAACTGACACAGAATTTTGAACGCCCTCGATAATTCAAGCTCTTGATTATATCTCAAATATAAATTTATGTGTCAACCACCCTCCCATGGGACAGGGCTCACGCATGTAAATATTGTAAAGTGCCTATAGTTTTGATTGGTTCAAGTATCATCCAAACATAACTTCCTCCAGATATTTGATATCCATAGCAGCATTCAACCTTTTGGTTTTTACACTCCCTTTAAATGTCTTATTGTTCCGTAATAAATTTAATGCAATGTGCCGAATCGCTGCAAAATTATCAGGAGAGTTCCCCTTTCTGACTCTGCTTTCGTCTTCACGGAACGCAATATCCAATACCCAATGCACTGAATTTTCAATTCCCCAATGCCTCCTGACAGCATTACCAAAAATATTGGGGTCGCTATCCAGGCTCGATATATAATATCGCTTTTCATGACTGATCTGGCCGTCCATTTCCCGGGTGGATTCAATCATTCCAATACTTTTCAAACCTTTCCAACTTTTTTTATCTTCAAACCAATCAATATCAGAGGTTATCACAGCCCTGCGCGTTTCGACTCGACCGTGCCCTCCGTCAACACTGGTCTGTTCATTAAACTGGTACCCCTGATTTTTCATTTCTTCCATTTTATTGAAAAAAAGTACCGCTTCATCATGCAAGGTTTTATGATTTTCTTTCAGGGCAAGGACATAGTCACACCCTTTGTTTATTATGGTTTCAGCGATTTTCTTTTGAGTGCCCATGGCATCAATGGTTATAATGCAGCCCGAGATATCTAAAAGTTTTAAAAGATTTGGAATGGCCGTAATTTCATTTGATTTTTCTTCGGTTTTTAATTGCCCTAAAACCACTTTATTAGACGAAGCCCACGAACTGATCATATGAATGGCTTTCTTATCATTGGAGGTATCGTGTGAACGCCTTAGAGTTTTGCCGTCGATTGCAATGACTTGACCTTTGGTCATCTTTGCAACCGACTGAACCCAGTGCATAAAACTGCTCTGAAATTCATTCGGGTTCATCCTTTCAAAAATTCTGCCAAAGGTGTCATGGGAGGGTATCCCATGGGGAAGGCTTAGAAATTTTGACAACCACCTTTTTCTCTTTTTGCCAAAGTTTTCAATTTGCTCATAAGTGTCTGCGCCAGCAACTACCGCACAAATTGCGATGATGACGACATCAATTAAATTATGAAGCTTATTGTGGTGTCTGGGGTCCTGAATATTGTCAAAAAAAGTTTCAAGAGATTTTTTTTCGTTCATTGGCAACTCCTTGTGTTTATTGCCATATATATCGTATCTGTGCAGCGATGTCTAGGAAAATTTTGTTCGATGCTCATATACTATAGCAAGCCAGGAGAGCCAGGCTG
It encodes:
- a CDS encoding ISAs1 family transposase, with product MNEKKSLETFFDNIQDPRHHNKLHNLIDVVIIAICAVVAGADTYEQIENFGKKRKRWLSKFLSLPHGIPSHDTFGRIFERMNPNEFQSSFMHWVQSVAKMTKGQVIAIDGKTLRRSHDTSNDKKAIHMISSWASSNKVVLGQLKTEEKSNEITAIPNLLKLLDISGCIITIDAMGTQKKIAETIINKGCDYVLALKENHKTLHDEAVLFFNKMEEMKNQGYQFNEQTSVDGGHGRVETRRAVITSDIDWFEDKKSWKGLKSIGMIESTREMDGQISHEKRYYISSLDSDPNIFGNAVRRHWGIENSVHWVLDIAFREDESRVRKGNSPDNFAAIRHIALNLLRNNKTFKGSVKTKRLNAAMDIKYLEEVMFG
- a CDS encoding IS256 family transposase translates to MTEENTEFDFQKALKGIQEGKPFTGKGGVLTSLIKNLAEAALEGELESHLGQEVSANRRNGKSKKTIKSLDGKFELKTPRDRAGTFSPQIVKKHQTTLSDEIERKIIALYGLGMSYNDMASHLQEIYGLEISNATLSTITDKIIHTVKEWQARPLENVYPIVWLDAIHYKVRENGKVGSKAVYTILGVNIEGRKEILGLYISENEGANFWLQVLTDLSNRGVKDILIACVDGLKGLPEAIETIFPDTEVQLCVVHQIRNSLKYVGSKNKKEFMANLKRVYKAVNKDLAEEELDILENKWNDKYPIVIKSWRNNWERLSHFFKYPEEIRRIIYTTNTIEAVHRQFRKLTKTKGSFPNQDSLLKLLYMGIQNASKKWTMPIQNWSLTISQLAIFFEGRLDKELGI